One part of the Polyangiaceae bacterium genome encodes these proteins:
- a CDS encoding histidine phosphatase family protein has product MRVFLMRHSLAVQADHGMTDEQRYLSAPGRARATQMGQLLRARGVECDAIVTSPLVRAVQTAELVQAALKPDGSAPWVQVLPSLAPGYPPRLPAEELATFGVSVLVVGHEPGISGLGAFLSSRPGFPPFRPGQICALERGQPEWLLNPESETFEPLLLG; this is encoded by the coding sequence GTGCGAGTCTTTCTGATGCGCCACTCGCTGGCGGTTCAAGCGGATCACGGGATGACTGACGAGCAGCGCTACCTGAGCGCGCCCGGACGAGCCCGTGCCACGCAAATGGGGCAGCTCTTGCGCGCGCGCGGTGTGGAGTGCGACGCCATAGTGACGAGCCCGCTGGTGCGCGCGGTGCAAACCGCGGAGTTGGTCCAGGCTGCGCTCAAACCCGATGGAAGTGCGCCTTGGGTGCAAGTGTTGCCGAGCCTCGCGCCCGGCTATCCGCCACGTTTGCCCGCTGAAGAGCTGGCCACATTCGGCGTCAGCGTGCTGGTTGTCGGACACGAGCCCGGGATCAGCGGACTCGGCGCCTTTCTGAGCAGCCGTCCAGGCTTTCCGCCGTTCCGCCCAGGGCAGATTTGCGCCCTGGAGCGCGGCCAGCCCGAGTGGTTGCTCAACCCGGAGAGCGAGACCTTCGAGCCGCTGCTGCTCGGCTGA
- the gap gene encoding type I glyceraldehyde-3-phosphate dehydrogenase → MSVKVGINGFGRIGRCVLRSLYQRGIKDVEVVGINDLTDPKTLAHLLKYDSIHRTFDAAPVGVRDGGITVGGNDIQITAIKDPKEIPWKSQGVDVVLECTGLFTDKTKAIGHVEAGAKKVLISAPAKNHDLTVVMGVNQDQYDGNKHQVISNASCTTNCLAPVAKVLLDNFGVVAGLMTTVHSYTNDQALLDLPHRKGDLRRARAAAVSMIPTSTGAAKAVAEVIPALKGKFDGLAVRVPTIDVSLVDLTLTTEKDVSVDSINAAMKAAAEGPLKGILQYTEEELVSNDYIGNTHSSIFDATMTKTQGDRFAKVFSWYDNEWGFANRMIDLALLVAKG, encoded by the coding sequence ATGTCGGTAAAGGTTGGCATCAACGGCTTCGGCCGCATCGGACGCTGTGTCTTGCGCTCGCTCTACCAGCGCGGAATCAAAGATGTCGAAGTCGTCGGCATCAACGATCTGACGGATCCCAAGACGCTGGCTCACCTGCTGAAGTACGACTCCATCCACCGCACCTTCGACGCCGCGCCCGTGGGCGTGCGTGACGGCGGCATCACCGTCGGTGGCAACGACATCCAGATCACCGCGATCAAGGATCCCAAGGAGATCCCGTGGAAGAGCCAGGGCGTGGACGTGGTGCTCGAGTGCACTGGCTTGTTCACCGACAAGACCAAGGCGATTGGTCACGTGGAAGCTGGCGCGAAGAAGGTGCTGATCAGCGCCCCCGCAAAGAACCACGACCTGACGGTGGTGATGGGCGTCAACCAAGACCAGTACGACGGCAACAAGCACCAGGTGATCAGCAACGCCAGCTGCACCACGAACTGCCTGGCGCCCGTCGCGAAGGTGCTCCTCGACAACTTCGGTGTCGTCGCTGGCCTGATGACCACGGTGCACTCGTACACCAACGATCAGGCGCTGCTCGACCTGCCGCACCGCAAGGGCGATCTGCGTCGCGCCCGCGCTGCTGCCGTCAGCATGATCCCGACGAGCACCGGCGCTGCCAAGGCGGTGGCTGAAGTCATCCCCGCACTCAAGGGCAAGTTCGACGGCCTCGCGGTGCGCGTGCCGACGATCGACGTGAGCCTCGTGGACCTCACCCTGACGACCGAGAAGGACGTCAGCGTGGACAGCATCAACGCCGCCATGAAGGCCGCCGCCGAGGGTCCGCTCAAGGGGATCCTGCAGTACACCGAGGAAGAGCTCGTCTCGAACGACTACATCGGCAACACCCACTCCAGCATCTTCGACGCCACCATGACCAAGACCCAGGGCGATCGCTTCGCCAAGGTCTTCTCCTGGTACGACAACGAGTGGGGATTCGCGAACCGCATGATCGACCTGGCGCTGCTCGTGGCCAAGGGCTGA
- a CDS encoding phosphoglycerate kinase yields MAYLDGIKSIEELELSNQRVFIRVDFNVPLDKQQQITDDERIRAAIPTIQYALDAGAKVILASHLGRPKGKVAPEYSLEPCGARLAELMKVEVHMPDDCIGDAPRKVIQDLRAGQVCLLENLRFHAEEEANEEGFIKELGELCDVYVSDAFGAVHRAHASTAGLPRIKPERGMGFLVKREIASLARVVDSPARPFVAVLGGAKVADKIAVIESLMQKCDAICIGGAMANTLLAAQGHKLQASRVEEDWLARGRTLLEQARDRKVDILLPKDVVVATSLEAQSGKTVGVGSIPADHMALDVGPETLELFGARIAKAQTIFWNGPMGLFENPAFASGTQGIAQRVADASAFSVVGGGDSAAAVRQAGPELAEKIDHISTGGGASLELIEGKKLPGIEALRSAG; encoded by the coding sequence ATGGCGTACCTGGACGGGATCAAGTCGATCGAAGAGCTGGAGCTCTCGAACCAGCGCGTGTTCATCCGCGTGGACTTCAACGTGCCGCTGGACAAGCAGCAGCAGATCACCGACGACGAGCGCATTCGCGCGGCAATCCCCACCATCCAGTACGCCCTCGATGCGGGGGCCAAGGTGATCCTGGCCTCCCATCTCGGCCGTCCGAAAGGCAAGGTCGCGCCGGAGTACAGCCTCGAGCCCTGCGGCGCGCGCCTGGCCGAGCTGATGAAGGTCGAGGTGCACATGCCCGACGACTGCATCGGGGACGCACCGCGCAAGGTGATCCAGGACCTGCGCGCTGGCCAAGTCTGTCTGCTCGAGAACCTTCGCTTCCACGCGGAAGAAGAAGCGAACGAAGAGGGCTTCATCAAGGAGCTCGGTGAGCTGTGCGATGTGTACGTCAGCGACGCCTTCGGCGCCGTGCATCGCGCCCACGCCTCCACCGCGGGGTTGCCTCGCATCAAGCCGGAGCGCGGTATGGGCTTCCTGGTGAAGCGTGAAATCGCCTCCCTCGCCCGCGTCGTAGACTCCCCGGCGCGTCCCTTCGTGGCCGTACTTGGCGGCGCCAAGGTCGCCGACAAGATTGCAGTCATCGAGAGCCTGATGCAGAAGTGCGACGCCATCTGCATCGGCGGTGCGATGGCCAATACTTTGCTCGCGGCTCAAGGGCACAAGCTCCAGGCCTCCCGCGTGGAGGAGGACTGGCTCGCTCGCGGCCGCACGCTGCTCGAGCAAGCACGGGACCGCAAGGTGGACATCCTGCTCCCGAAGGACGTCGTCGTCGCGACGTCACTCGAAGCCCAAAGCGGCAAGACGGTTGGCGTTGGGAGTATCCCCGCGGATCACATGGCCCTCGACGTCGGCCCGGAGACACTCGAGCTCTTCGGTGCGCGCATCGCCAAGGCGCAGACCATCTTCTGGAACGGACCGATGGGCCTGTTCGAGAACCCAGCGTTCGCTAGCGGCACTCAAGGCATCGCGCAGCGCGTCGCGGACGCCTCAGCGTTCTCCGTCGTGGGCGGTGGCGACAGCGCCGCGGCCGTGCGCCAGGCGGGGCCGGAGCTCGCTGAGAAGATCGATCACATCTCCACCGGTGGCGGCGCCTCCCTGGAGCTCATTGAAGGCAAGAAGCTACCCGGCATCGAAGCCCTGCGCAGCGCAGGCTGA
- a CDS encoding triose-phosphate isomerase, translated as MTKRVPLIAGNWKMFHGGRTGCDLAIDIMRGLRSADLPAGTADVVMAPPYTALAAVAATVEEARAGLKVSVEISAQNFHPKNDGAFTGEVSAPMLLDAGCKWVIIGHSERRQLFGETDAGVAEKTQAALDAGLRPIVCVGETLEEREAGQTLAVVQRQVGAFAKLLLADVGVGAIAYEPVWAIGTGRVAGPEQAQEVHAAIRAQLTGISQELAVATRILYGGSVKPDNAAGLLACEDVDGALVGGASLKAESFLGILRAL; from the coding sequence ATGACGAAGCGCGTTCCGCTGATCGCGGGCAACTGGAAGATGTTTCACGGCGGCCGCACCGGCTGCGATCTGGCCATCGACATCATGCGCGGCCTGCGCTCGGCGGATTTGCCGGCGGGTACGGCTGACGTGGTGATGGCGCCGCCCTACACCGCGCTCGCCGCGGTGGCCGCCACGGTGGAAGAGGCGCGCGCCGGCTTGAAGGTTAGCGTAGAAATTTCCGCACAGAATTTTCACCCGAAGAACGACGGCGCCTTCACCGGTGAGGTCAGCGCTCCGATGCTGCTCGACGCGGGGTGCAAGTGGGTGATCATCGGTCACTCCGAGCGCCGCCAGTTGTTCGGCGAGACAGACGCCGGCGTCGCTGAAAAGACCCAGGCCGCGCTCGATGCGGGCTTGCGCCCCATCGTTTGCGTGGGTGAGACCCTCGAGGAACGCGAGGCGGGGCAGACCTTGGCCGTCGTCCAGCGCCAGGTCGGCGCCTTCGCTAAGCTGCTTTTGGCTGACGTTGGGGTGGGCGCAATCGCTTACGAACCCGTCTGGGCCATTGGTACTGGGCGCGTCGCCGGGCCCGAGCAGGCGCAGGAAGTGCACGCCGCGATCCGGGCTCAACTAACCGGAATCTCACAGGAATTGGCGGTGGCCACGCGGATCCTCTATGGCGGCAGCGTCAAGCCGGACAACGCGGCGGGGCTTTTGGCTTGCGAGGACGTGGATGGCGCTCTAGTTGGAGGCGCCTCGCTCAAGGCTGAATCGTTCCTGGGTATCTTGCGCGCGCTGTAG
- the secG gene encoding preprotein translocase subunit SecG: MLKFLETPLTVVHVFACLLLILVILVQPGKSGGLGAAFGGAGAQQVFGGRGAGNLLSRVTWITMAVFFGTSISLAYMSSSGDTALEKEVKKDTDPAAASAAAGSEEKPKEEEKQEPEEAPAPTPAETAPAQSAAPAESAAPAPAESAAAPAPSAEKKPAPKPKAPAAPKAPAPAAPAPADPGAN; this comes from the coding sequence ATGCTCAAGTTCCTCGAGACCCCGCTCACCGTCGTCCACGTCTTCGCCTGCCTCCTGTTGATCCTCGTGATCCTGGTGCAGCCCGGTAAGTCCGGCGGCCTCGGCGCAGCATTCGGTGGCGCGGGCGCTCAGCAAGTGTTCGGTGGTCGCGGCGCGGGCAACCTGCTCTCCCGCGTGACCTGGATCACGATGGCGGTGTTCTTCGGCACCAGCATCAGCCTCGCCTACATGTCGAGCTCCGGCGACACCGCCCTCGAGAAGGAAGTCAAGAAGGACACCGATCCCGCCGCGGCGAGCGCAGCTGCCGGCTCCGAGGAGAAGCCGAAGGAAGAGGAGAAGCAGGAGCCCGAAGAGGCGCCCGCTCCTACCCCCGCGGAAACGGCACCCGCTCAGAGCGCAGCACCCGCTGAGAGCGCGGCACCGGCACCTGCAGAAAGCGCGGCGGCTCCGGCTCCCAGCGCCGAGAAGAAGCCCGCTCCCAAGCCCAAAGCTCCTGCCGCGCCCAAGGCGCCGGCTCCCGCAGCACCTGCCCCGGCTGATCCCGGCGCCAACTGA
- a CDS encoding glycosyltransferase family 39 protein, giving the protein MKPSARGLPLGGALLFKLAIGLLALFGEGFHGVSDDDFARVFIAQGFATAPSLDPSGTSWLPFPFWLTGSAMLAFGKSLFVARIVAVLCGLLSTALLYLAARQLKLSPLRSASAAALGSTFPYAAYLGVATVPESLCAASIVAACVLVSSSPRLRLFGGALLCSACLSRYEAWPVALGFALVSGWDAFRGRSEVNTEPFSKPQRTLLLGSGALAVSGSLWWMLHGLYAQGSATFFVDRVAAYRRAIGAAPESLWARLSGYPLGFLRGEPELVLVTFVFSAWLFSSLRRSQSPEPPPSDSSGVRSSVSQPWRRTAALLLLMLLSLIYGDLRDGAPTHHSERAVLALWMFTALVLLRVLELLLAHTSKPRIVLVAVACLLLGQFVLRPWYSRRDSFIIRRAAVATGAAAKSKGAEKLAVATDDFGFYAVCVGFEAPDACFSLRDNDPRKKLTEDPLGSVSALRKALDAKGARWFALPVKYRELGERLGTERFVTGGWVLFEAGEPLR; this is encoded by the coding sequence ATGAAACCCAGCGCGCGCGGGCTGCCGCTGGGTGGAGCGTTGCTGTTCAAGCTCGCGATTGGCTTGCTCGCGCTGTTCGGCGAGGGCTTCCACGGGGTGAGCGACGACGACTTCGCCCGGGTGTTCATCGCCCAGGGCTTCGCGACCGCCCCGTCGTTGGATCCTAGCGGAACCAGTTGGCTGCCTTTTCCCTTCTGGCTCACCGGCTCGGCCATGCTGGCCTTCGGCAAGAGCCTGTTCGTTGCCCGCATCGTGGCGGTGCTGTGCGGGCTGCTAAGCACGGCGCTGCTCTACCTGGCCGCGCGTCAGCTGAAATTGAGCCCCCTGCGCTCAGCCAGCGCCGCCGCCCTCGGCAGCACCTTCCCCTACGCCGCCTACCTGGGCGTCGCTACCGTGCCTGAGAGCCTGTGCGCCGCGAGCATCGTCGCCGCCTGCGTACTCGTCAGTAGCTCCCCTCGCCTGCGCCTCTTCGGTGGCGCCCTGCTCTGCAGCGCGTGCTTGAGCCGCTACGAGGCTTGGCCAGTCGCTCTGGGTTTCGCCCTGGTCAGCGGCTGGGACGCATTCAGAGGCCGTTCTGAGGTCAACACAGAGCCATTCTCGAAGCCTCAGCGCACTCTCTTGCTCGGCTCCGGCGCCCTCGCCGTCTCCGGTTCCCTCTGGTGGATGCTCCACGGCCTCTACGCCCAAGGCAGTGCCACCTTCTTCGTCGATCGCGTGGCCGCCTACCGTCGCGCCATCGGCGCCGCCCCCGAGTCCTTGTGGGCGCGGCTCTCCGGCTACCCGCTAGGCTTCCTACGAGGTGAGCCCGAGCTGGTGCTGGTGACGTTTGTATTTTCCGCCTGGCTATTTTCCTCTCTACGGCGCAGTCAGTCGCCGGAACCTCCGCCGTCAGATTCTTCGGGGGTGAGGAGCAGCGTGTCCCAGCCGTGGCGCCGCACAGCGGCGCTGTTGCTCCTCATGCTCCTCAGCCTGATCTACGGCGACTTGCGTGACGGCGCGCCAACCCACCACTCCGAGCGCGCCGTGCTCGCCTTGTGGATGTTCACGGCGCTGGTCCTACTCCGGGTGCTCGAGCTGCTCCTCGCCCACACCAGCAAGCCGCGCATCGTCCTCGTCGCCGTGGCCTGCCTGCTGCTCGGCCAATTCGTCCTGCGCCCCTGGTACAGCCGCCGCGACTCCTTCATCATCCGCCGCGCCGCAGTCGCGACAGGCGCCGCAGCCAAGTCAAAAGGCGCCGAAAAGCTAGCCGTCGCAACCGACGACTTCGGCTTCTACGCCGTGTGCGTCGGCTTCGAAGCGCCCGACGCCTGCTTCAGCCTGCGCGACAACGACCCGCGGAAGAAACTGACAGAGGACCCGCTAGGCTCCGTCAGTGCCCTGCGGAAAGCGCTGGACGCGAAAGGCGCGCGCTGGTTTGCATTGCCAGTGAAGTATCGTGAGCTTGGGGAGCGCTTGGGCACTGAGCGGTTTGTAACGGGTGGGTGGGTTTTGTTTGAGGCGGGGGAGCCGCTTCGATAA
- a CDS encoding helix-turn-helix domain-containing protein, which produces MTPIAAPPNQRADVAALFALLDGAAGARKKRKACKLVGPTGESISIPESVFYVLERVAEVMARGDSITVVPVGQELTTQQAADLLNVSRQYLVRLLDEGQLVYRRTGKHRRLRVDDVLAFKEQRDRKRRAALDELTRLSEEAGGYEELD; this is translated from the coding sequence ATGACCCCAATCGCGGCTCCACCGAACCAACGGGCTGACGTGGCTGCGCTCTTCGCCTTGCTCGACGGTGCAGCCGGCGCGCGCAAGAAGCGCAAGGCTTGCAAGCTCGTCGGCCCTACGGGCGAGTCGATCTCAATCCCCGAGAGCGTGTTCTACGTACTGGAGCGCGTCGCTGAAGTGATGGCTCGCGGCGACTCGATCACTGTGGTGCCGGTTGGCCAAGAACTAACCACCCAGCAGGCGGCCGACCTGCTCAACGTGTCGCGCCAGTACCTGGTTCGACTCCTCGACGAAGGACAGCTCGTCTACCGAAGGACTGGCAAGCATCGTCGCTTGAGAGTCGACGACGTGTTGGCCTTCAAGGAGCAACGAGATCGCAAGCGGAGAGCCGCGCTCGATGAACTCACCCGGCTCAGCGAGGAAGCCGGCGGTTACGAAGAGCTAGACTAG
- a CDS encoding PIN domain-containing protein gives MIVAPFKVVLDANVLFPFSLRDTLLRAAAEGLFQLYWSEEILDETLRNLLSTNRMNALQAGRLRAAMTDAFPEAMVDGYQPLVAAMTNHEKDRHVAAVAVKAGAQVIVTSNLKDFATLPHGIEAQSPDEFLCNLFDLQPDGMVDLIREQAQALKNPPRSFEDLVRGLAKSVPEFADSIARHTTLGHVFLQSAQLNPTQAARGSCTHGPTTPTNSLFCRKEILSTIREPTLSELRGHDERRESRVRF, from the coding sequence ATGATCGTCGCGCCCTTCAAAGTCGTGTTGGACGCCAACGTCCTGTTCCCATTCTCACTGAGAGACACGTTGCTTCGAGCGGCCGCAGAGGGACTATTTCAACTGTACTGGTCTGAGGAGATCCTCGACGAGACGTTGCGAAATCTACTCTCAACCAACCGAATGAACGCGCTGCAGGCAGGGCGCCTTCGCGCCGCGATGACAGATGCTTTCCCTGAGGCAATGGTTGACGGATATCAGCCCCTCGTGGCCGCTATGACGAACCACGAAAAGGACCGCCACGTGGCCGCCGTCGCTGTGAAAGCAGGGGCACAGGTGATCGTGACGAGTAACCTGAAGGACTTCGCGACCCTACCCCACGGGATCGAAGCACAGTCTCCGGACGAGTTTCTCTGCAATCTGTTCGATCTTCAGCCTGACGGCATGGTTGACCTCATCAGGGAGCAAGCACAGGCGCTGAAGAACCCTCCGCGCAGCTTCGAGGACCTAGTACGTGGTCTCGCGAAGTCCGTCCCTGAGTTTGCCGACAGCATAGCGCGCCATACGACACTCGGACACGTGTTCCTCCAGTCCGCTCAGCTCAACCCAACCCAAGCAGCGCGGGGTTCTTGCACTCATGGACCCACGACCCCAACGAATTCACTATTTTGCCGCAAGGAAATACTATCGACGATTCGCGAGCCGACTCTGAGCGAACTCCGCGGCCATGATGAGCGACGTGAAAGCCGCGTACGCTTCTGA